A stretch of the Papaver somniferum cultivar HN1 chromosome 6, ASM357369v1, whole genome shotgun sequence genome encodes the following:
- the LOC113290709 gene encoding uncharacterized protein LOC113290709 — translation MYSYDVTEIDSSFRSGNIASVVVDDDNNRSGGRGGGEGGYQICVLLEEDDGGDGGGGEGRYHIYNDGGGDGDEGVAATTTMVVLCGGGRILLVIVFSKWWWWRSGGEMVLLVDVK, via the exons ATGTATTCTTATGATGTAACTGA AATCGATTCTAGTTTCAGATCTGGAAACATTGCGTCAGTTGTTGTTGATGACGATAATAATAGAAGTGGAGGTCGTGGAGGTGGTGAAGGAGGATATCAAATCTGTGTTTTattagaagaagatgatggtggtgatggtggtggtggtgaaggaagatACCATATCTACAATGATGGTGGTGGCGACGGCGATGAAGGAG TGGcggcaacaacaacaatggtggTGCTGTGTGGCGGTGGTAGAATATTATTGGTGATTGTATTtagtaagtggtggtggtggcggagtgGTGGTGAAATGGTGCTGCTGGTGGATGTGaaataa